The genomic DNA ACGAATGGCCTTGAAGAATTAAAGGACTTCATGGGGGGAGATCGTCCGATTGTCCTTTGTGAAAATCTCGAATCGGATTCCCTCCGAAGCGTATATATCGATCACTATCAGGCGATGGGCAGGGCCCTGTCCTATCTTCAGGGAAAAGGCTACCGAAAGATCGGTCTATGCATCCACCGTTTAAGTGGTAAGAATAGCGAAGACAGGATGCGTGCCTTCCGGGAGTACCGGGGAATCGAGATAAGGAATGAATGGATCTTTACGGGTTGCTATCACATGGAGGATGGCTGCAGGGCCTTGGGGGAATGGATGAATCTCAAGGAGCGTCCGGAGACCCTCGTGGTCACGAGCGATCAAGTGGCGGCCGGTCTTCTCAGTGAGGCAGGGAGAAGGGGTGTGAGCATCCCTGGAGATCTCGCTCTCCTTTCATTTGATAATCATCCAATCAGCGAGCTGATGGGGATTACCTCGATTGAAGTTCCTTCCCGATCCCTCGGGAGAGAGGCGTTCCGGATGTTTCTGGAGGAAGGAAGGCAGCGGTCCGTTTTACAAACGACTCTCTTTGAACGTGACACGGTTTAAAAGGAATGTGACCATAACCTATCTGATGCCATATGTTATAGATAGGACGCAAGAGGGGGGATGAACATGATACGGGTGGTTAAACTGCTTATGGAGCTCGTGATGGTAGCTGTAGGTGTTGGGCTTGTGATGACCATGCTTTCAACGGAAAGGACCCGGACGCAAGCTCCGAAGGCAGGAAGGGAAGCAACCCGATTTCCTGTTACACGGTTTGGAATGAAAGTGTGGATGAGAAAATCGCATGAATCAAGCATGGAACGTTAAATCCTACTTTATCGGTAGGATTTTCTGTGTTACATTGAAGCTAATCGAAAAATTGAGGTGAAGGAAATGGGAAAGATACATATCATTCATGAAAATAGCGAATGGACAGATCATTTGATTAAGAGGATGGACGAGCTTGGATTGGACTATGAAGAGTGGTTCTTAGATAAGGGAATGGTTGATTTGACTACAGCCCCACCTGAAGGGATCTTCTATAATCGGATCAGCGCTTCTTCCCACACGCGTGATCACCGCTATGCACCGGAGCTGACGGAAAGTGTGCTTGCGTGGCTCGAGCTTCACGGACGGAAGGTGTTGAATGGAACCAGGGCCATCCGCCTTGAAGTCAGCAAGGTCAATCAGTACACCGCTTTGAAGAAAGCAGGGATTGCCGTGCCGGCTACCATTGCGGCGGTAGGTAAAGAGGCCATCGTGGATGCTGCCCACCGTCTGGGTGCTCCTTCATTCATTACGAAGCATAACAGGGCAGGAAAGGGCCTTGGAGTTCAGTTATTCCACTCCATAGAAGCATTGGAGAGCTATGTGAACAGTGAAGAGTTCGATGAGCCACTGGACGGGATCACGCTCATCCAGGAATATATCAAGTCCCCGGATTCCAGCATCACACGCTGCGAATTCATTGGGGGAGAATTCATCTATGCAGTGAGGGTCGATACGTCCGAAGGCTTCGAGTTATGTCCGGCCGATGCGTGCCGCATCGAGGATCTTGCATGCCCAGTTGGGGAGAGGCCAAAGTTTGAAATAATCAAGGACTTTGATGAAGACATCATTGACGCATATAAGACTTTCTTGAAAGAGAATGAAATTGCCATCGCCGGTATTGAATTCATCCGTGATGGAGAAGGGAATTTATATACGTATGATGTGAACACCAATACGAACTATAACCGTGATGCAGAAGAGAAGGAAGGGGTGTTCGGGATGCTCGAACTTGCCTCATACCTTGGTAGGGAGCTTCACCAATCATAAGGGATCCATTTTTTTGATAGGGTCATATGATTCCATAATAGAGTAACCATGATGATGTGGTTGTGGTAAAATTCTCATATACGATACCATTTGAAAGGGAACAAGAGATTCATATGATTATCTTCAATCAAGACGTGGTCAATAATTTTTTCTATATCCTTCTCAGCATCTTCCTCGTCTTTTTTCTTGTAGAGAAGCGATTCATCCGAGGAATCTGTACGAAGATGATCACGTTCCTATCATTGAGCGGTGCGATGATCCTTTGCATGCTGTCACCGATCTATATGAAACCTTACTGCATACATGACCTCAGGATGATCCCATTCGTCCTCGGGATCATGTATGCCGGGCCATACATGGGCCCTGCCCTTTTTCTCTCCCTCCTGGCAGGGAGAACATTCATTTACCAGTGGAGCTGGACATCGTTTGTCATCTATGGAGTGATTTATATCCTGACCGTTGCAGCGTTGAAGCTTTTCCGTTTTGATGCAATGAAAAGCCGGAAACGGATCTTTTTTTCTGTATGCCTGTTCACGATCCATTCCATCGCTGCAGCTTCCATTGCCACGGTGATGACGGAATTCAGGGTGGACGGGTCTTACATCTTGAACTTTATCCTGTTGCCTTCAGTCGGGATGCTCTTTTTTACATACATTTGTGAGATCCTGGTCAAGCAGGTACAGGT from Rossellomorea marisflavi includes the following:
- a CDS encoding LacI family DNA-binding transcriptional regulator, which produces MTNIRKVAETAGVSVSTVSRVLNGHPYVREDKRRIVLETIKALNYTQNANAVHLSRGKTNSVGVVLPYLNLPYYGEILQGIAEEALKAGYHLRLYQTNYDSPAELDAFEALRMKEVDGLIVASRTNGLEELKDFMGGDRPIVLCENLESDSLRSVYIDHYQAMGRALSYLQGKGYRKIGLCIHRLSGKNSEDRMRAFREYRGIEIRNEWIFTGCYHMEDGCRALGEWMNLKERPETLVVTSDQVAAGLLSEAGRRGVSIPGDLALLSFDNHPISELMGITSIEVPSRSLGREAFRMFLEEGRQRSVLQTTLFERDTV
- a CDS encoding ATP-grasp domain-containing protein, which translates into the protein MGKIHIIHENSEWTDHLIKRMDELGLDYEEWFLDKGMVDLTTAPPEGIFYNRISASSHTRDHRYAPELTESVLAWLELHGRKVLNGTRAIRLEVSKVNQYTALKKAGIAVPATIAAVGKEAIVDAAHRLGAPSFITKHNRAGKGLGVQLFHSIEALESYVNSEEFDEPLDGITLIQEYIKSPDSSITRCEFIGGEFIYAVRVDTSEGFELCPADACRIEDLACPVGERPKFEIIKDFDEDIIDAYKTFLKENEIAIAGIEFIRDGEGNLYTYDVNTNTNYNRDAEEKEGVFGMLELASYLGRELHQS